TAGTTCAACTTGAACGTAAGTTTGTTGATTTGGTAAATGGTATAGAGATATTTGGTTTATGTTTATTTACTACCAATAAACCTTCTGCCCTTGCTATAGAACACAACGATAGAAGATATTCTGTGTTTACTACAGGAGAAAATCTTAACAATAATGATTTTTTAGGATATGGGACATATGAGGATTTTAGTGAAGCACTTGAAGCTGAACTAGATGATTTCGCGGTGTACTTAAAATCATTTAAAGTAGATGAAAAGCTTGCGAATACGTGTATGGACACATTAGAGAAGCAGGCGCTTGTAAGTGTAACAAACTCAAGGTTTATAAACTTTCACACTGCCCTTATTTCTAAAGATATTGGATACTTTGAAGAGTTGAAAAATGATTCACTTGGTATTAGTTTTTATAACCAACTTGAAAGTGATTTTTCTAAAGATGTAGTAAGTAGTAATAATATTGCTAATTATTACACTGCTGTTGAGAGTGATGAGATTAGCTCAACTAAACTCTTAAAGCAACTTCGTACTATTGATTCAGAACAGTGGCATACGAAAATGACAATAGGTGATGGAAGTGGTAGATATTATCTACTTGAAAACCATCCAAAAAGAGAAGAGAAGTTAGCTTCTCTGTATGGAACTGTTGAAGCAGTTCCAGTAGTTGCTAATAATGTAGAAATTATAAAACCCATGAACCCAAGCTTAATAGTGCAGTAATGCTAACATAAACCATCTTTTTTGCATAGAAGATGGTTCAAAATTTAAAGGATTAAAAATGCAAACATATTCAAATGATAAAAATATTAAAGAGTCAAACAGACTTATAAGAAAGGCTAAGAAGAGTAAGGTTCCTCTTAGTAAAAGTCAAGCTGAGTTTATTCAAAATACTAGAACGACTTCATTTCTTGATGCAATATTTTCAATGCCAGTGAGGGACTGATTAAGGGTATCTCCTTTAGTATTTGTTCTTCAGTCAGTTGAGAAGGTAGTAATAATTTTACTGCTGGATTCTCTGATGCATTCTTGACTCAACTCCTAATTTATTTTTATAATTTTACTTTTTTACTGCATCCTTACTGCCTTCTTTAAAATGAAAGAGTCAGTAAAATATAGCTTAAAGTAATTTCCTGCTGGATTCTTTGCTGCATTCTTTGCTCAACTCGTAAACTATTTGTAAAAACAGCTCTAATCTGTATAGGTAATGCTGTTTTATATAAGAATAAGACTTTTTTCTTATCTAAATCTAGGTAGTGAAAAATATTTCAAAATATCAAAGAATGCAGCAAAGAATCCAGCAGTAGCTATATATAATAAAAAAATTAATAATAATAATATAAATAAAAAATAAAAAAAATATATATAGAAGATTTAGACTTTCGCCTAAACCTCACTCTCCTTAATCGCTTTTACTAACGATGGCATAATCTCAAATATCGTTGATAGCTTCTCATAACTACCACTAGAGTTATACACATTCGTATATAATGTTTTTGAACTCAACCCATATGGGTCAAGTTCACAAATCTCTTCTATCTTTGATTTCAACTCTCTGGGTAAATCTTCATAATCTTTCATTACTTACCTTTGCTGTTATCGTTGTGTATAATATAATTACACACGCATTTTTCATTTTCTCTTTTTTTAACTATTGGTTTTTTAACTCTTCTCATCATCTTCTCCTAATCTCTGTAGTTGCTGCTGCAACCGCCTATACTGTCACTAAACTTGTGACTTCTCCTACTGACTAAACCTCTTGTTTGGTTGATATTCATTCTCTCGTAATATCTTGCTCTTGGGTCATACATTTTTTTCTCCTAATTTTAATAAATCTTCTATCTTTGGCAAAGTCACCTCTGCACCTAATATTTCATTTATTCTTAGTTGCAATAAGGCTAATGATGAAAAATCATCATCTGCTATTTCCTTATCGCCTCCATGCTCGTACATCCATAGATGCAAATTATTCTCACTGTAGGCTCTTATATTTATTTCTATATATCCTACAAATGTGAAGTAATAATCATCTTCGTAATCCCAGATTGGGTTACTCTCTTTCATCTCAACTCCTTGATATCTCCATATCGTGTTGGAGTGAAATGTAAATCTCTTTCTATTTTTAGCCCTAATGGACCTCTTACACTTTCTAACTCATCTAGGCTCACATTGCCTAGCTCTTTTTCTAGTCCATGCACCATACAGAATAATATTCTGTCCTCTTCATCGTATTCTAAAACCCACCATGTCCAATTGGCATCTGGGGTAAAGAATTTTGCATAAACTATTTTATTTTCTAATTTAGTATTCTCACTCGAATACATTGCCGGAATTATTTTTTCCAACTCTTTTGTCATTAATTGCATTTTTACCTCCTCGTAACTCATGCTATTGATACATTGATTTCTATGGTAAATTTTTCTATTACTCAATTATCTTTTGGGGTAATAAACAGTTAATATAGAAATAAGACATGTTTTTCCATCGTGCAGAGTGTTTTTTATCTTTAAAGATAGTTTTCTAAAAATAAATAGTTATAAATCACTACTGAACAAATGAGTATATGGAAGTCATATGACCTTGAAAAAATAGGCATTAATCTTTATCTCAATATCATGACTTTTAAAAAAGGGATAAGGTGGTTGTTTCTTAGCTGGGAACACTCATAAACTAATTTTATGAAATGTAAAGACCCTTCTTGTGCTTTATTTCATAAAAGTATTACACTATCTTTACTCTAATGTATCGATGGTGTAATTTCTTGTCTAAAAAATCATGGAAAGGTGTTTACAGTGGGTGAAGTGTCTATGGTGTTTAACAAATCATTATATAAATATAAGGATTGCATCATGAAGAATGATATAAAAATAAGTAAATATAAATTGAAGAAGTTTATTGAAGATAGTAAAAAAGTACAAGACACTAAGCCAAAAGAGTTATCTCTTGAAATATTAAAGTTGTTAAAAATAGAAGAAGGTACTTTCTAGGAGTTAAACACCTTAGACACCCTACCCACCTTAGACACTTTTTTATAAAATCAATTTTAAATTTCTAGTATAATGCTTTAAAAAATATTGGAAATAGATGAATACAATAACACTCTCAGTAGATGATGAAAACTTAGAAACCATGCTCATCATTTTGAATAATTTAAAAACAGGTTTAATTAAAAATATTGGAACAAATGGGAAAGCATCTAAAGTCAGAACACCACCATATCAACCCAAAGTGAAGGCAATTATAAAAGATGATGACTTCGGCACTGCCGATAGCAGTGGAAAATATATAAATCCAGCGGCTTATAAACAGCGATTACAAAATAAGAAGTAAAACCACTTTCACATTTAATGAAGTTTCTAATACTCTCTATTTTTGCGTGAGATTTAAATTCTTCCAATACTCTCTAAATTTTAGAGTGTAATATACAGATGCTTCTTCTCTTGACATTTGAAGAGGAATTTTCATGTTTGGAGATTTAGCAATCCAACTACCATCTACTAGTTTCATATCATACTTAACAAGATAATAATATTCACCGTAAGTCATAAGCACTCTTTGAAGGATTTTTAAAATTATAGCAAAACACTATCATTAATTTGATGGTGGCTTTTCTTGTGGCTTAAAACACTATAAACTCTACTATTTTATAGTGTTTCCTTTGTTTAGTCGCTTTACTCAGGCTCTTTCACTTTGTCTGCATCCAAAACCCTATAATATATCCTTTATAAGGACTTATTAGGAGGTTTATTATGAAAACTACAAAATCTATAAAAAGAATCAAAGAAAACATTACAATCGTAGAGTTTAAAAAAATTATGGCTGCAACTCGTGGAGATGACTCTATTAGAGAGAATACAAGATTAAACTTACTCAGAACCTTTGTAATGCTGTATCACACAGGTATGAGACTAAATGAACTTCAAGATTTAAGAGTACAAGATATAAAAGAGCTACTTGAGAATGAAACGGTTAAAGTTCTATCAAAAAAAACATCATCAGAAAGAAAACTCTATCTTACTAAAGAGTTCAAAAAGAACCTTACACCACTATTTGACTTTGAGATAGAAGATGATGAGAATAGAGTTATCTGTAAAGGTAGCAATAAGAACAAACGAACAGGAATAAATCCTATAACATTCATACAGCAAGTAAATCAATATCTAAAAGTTCTTGGTAGCGGCTACACTTCCCATTCGTTTAGACAAGGTATTTTAAGCGACT
The sequence above is drawn from the Candidatus Sulfurimonas baltica genome and encodes:
- a CDS encoding DUF2958 domain-containing protein, giving the protein MQLMTKELEKIIPAMYSSENTKLENKIVYAKFFTPDANWTWWVLEYDEEDRILFCMVHGLEKELGNVSLDELESVRGPLGLKIERDLHFTPTRYGDIKELR
- a CDS encoding tyrosine-type recombinase/integrase, which gives rise to MKTTKSIKRIKENITIVEFKKIMAATRGDDSIRENTRLNLLRTFVMLYHTGMRLNELQDLRVQDIKELLENETVKVLSKKTSSERKLYLTKEFKKNLTPLFDFEIEDDENRVICKGSNKNKRTGINPITFIQQVNQYLKVLGSGYTSHSFRQGILSDFGAKGVNIKIMSKFIGHSDIKTTLKYVQPSDEDIMMNLIR